Part of the Paenarthrobacter sp. JL.01a genome is shown below.
ACCCAGGCAGATATCGACGCCGGCCATGTTGCCAACTCGGCGACCACCACGGGAACTCCGCCCGCGGGTCCTGCCGTGACGCCTCCTCCGGGAACGACGGACACTCCGCTGACCCCGGCTCCGGCCATGACGTTCACCAAGACGGCGGATGCTTCTGCCATCAAGAACCCCACCATGTCCGGCGACAAGATCACGTACACGTTCACGGCCAAGAACACCGGCAACGTCACGCTGAAGAATGTCACCATCACGGATCCCTTGGCTGGCCTCTCGGCCCTGACGTACACCTGGCCGGGCACCCCCGGCGAGCTGCTTCCGGGCCAGACCGTTACTGCTACGGCAACGTATGCAGTGACCCAGGCGGACATCGACGCCGGCCACGTGGCCAACAGTGCGACCACCACAGGCACGCCGCCCACTGGTCCTGCTGTGACGCCTCCTCCGGGAACGACGGACACCCCGTTGACCCCGGCTCCGGCGATGACGTTCACCAAGTCGGCAGATGCCTCGGCACTCCAGGATCCGTCAAAGGCAGGCGACAAGATCACCTACACGTTGACGGCCAAGAACACCGGCAATGTCACGTTGAAGAACGTCGTCATTGACGATCCCCTGGCGGGCCTCTCGGCTTTGACCTACGTCTGGCCTGGTGCTGCAGGAACCCTGCTGCCCGGTGAGACCGTAACGGCTACGGCAACTTACGCCATCACCCAGGCGGATATCGACGCCGGTCACGTTGCCAACTCGGCTACGACTACGGGTACGCCGCCCACTGGTCCTGCGGTGACGCCTTCTCCGGGTGAAACGGACACTCCGTTGACTCCGGCTCCAGGCATGGAGTTCACCAAGACAGCTGACGCCTCCGCTGTTCACTCGCCGTCCAAGGTAGGCGACCAGATCACCTACACGTTGACGGCCAAGAACACCGGAAACGTCACGCTGAGCAACGTCACCATCGACGACCCACTGGCTGGCCTGTCCGCACTGAGCTACACCTGGCCCGGTGCCGCGGGAACCCTGTTGCCCGGCCAGACGGTGACGGCTACGGCAACGTACGCCATCACCCAGGCGGACATCGACGCCGGCCACGTGGCCAACTCGGCGACCACCACGGGAACTCCTCCCACTGGCCCTACGGTCACACCGCCTCCGGGAACGACGGATACCCCGTTGACCCCTGCCGCTGGACTGGAGTTCACCAAGAAGGCTGATGCTTCAGCAATCGGTGATCCCGCCCATGTGGGCGACCTGATCACCTACAACTTCACGGTAAAGAACACCGGGAATGTGGCGCTGAAGGACGTTGAGGTCAACGATCGTATGCCTGGCCTGTCGGCTCTGGTCTACAACTGGCCAGGAGCCCCAGGGACCCTGCAGCCCGGCCAGACGGTGACGGCTACGGCAACGTACGCCATCACCCAGGCCGACATCAACGCCGGCAAGGTCGCCAACTCGGCCATTGCCACAGGTACTCCGCCGAAGGGGCCGTCGGTGAATACGCCGCCTGCCACCGCTGTGGTGACCCTCCCGCCGGCTGGGCCGTCGGATCCGGGCAACTCCGGAGGATCCCATGACAACAACCAGGGAGGTTCCCAGAGCAATACCGGAGGGTCGCTGGCCAGCACTGGTGTTGTCCTCACCGTCCTGCCCATCAGCTTACTGGTGGTTGGTGCGGGTGTCTTCCTGTTCCTCGTCGGACGCCGCAAGCGTTCTGAGGTCTAGGTAGCAGAATGCGCGGTAACCGGGTTCAACCGCCCGGTTACCGCGCATTTGTCCGTTCATGTCCACATCACGAAAGATCCAGGGAGCCATCACATGAAGAAACCAGTCGTGTGCATTGTTGGCGTGCTGGTGGCAGCTTCAGCGCTCTCCGCTTGCTCATCGCCGGAGAGCAACCAAGCGGGGAACCCGCCGTCGACGACCACAACCCAGCCAGCCACCACAGGCGAGGCAAAACCGGCCAACCCGGGCACGGGCATCATCCAGGCCACCACCATGACCTCCTGCGACACCGCACCTGGAAAGGTCACCGCCAAGGGTACGGTGACTCCTCCAGCGGGCACCAAGGGCGCAGTGAAGATCACCGTCAGTTGGGTGGATCCCGGCACTTCTGCCGTTCTTGCCCGCGGGGAACAAACCTTCAACGACGCCCAGCCCGGCAAGGCGCTGGACTGGGTAGCCAACGCTGAGGTGACCAAACCGGCCAAGGACATCAAATGCGTTCTTGGGGCGGCTGTGCTCTAGCTACATAACGTAAGGCACGCCCGCACGCACAACGGAGAAGCGGCCAACCAGGTATTTACGGCCTGGCTGACCGCTTCTTTTGCCATTGGTACGCATGCCAGAACAAGAGCCCCGCAGTGATGAGGATGCCGGCCAGGAGGGCATAGGGTGCGTTCGAGAGCATCATGTAGGTAAATTGCGCCGACTGGGCAGACTGGTAGGGCTGCGGGCCCATCATGCCGGCCGCCGCAGTCGATACGGCCCAGAATCCCAGCCAGAGCAGCCCGGTGTCCAAGACCCAGAGGGCAATGATGAAAGGGTTCACGGCCAGGCGTGTCCGTGGCGGATCCGTCTCAGGTACATGGGGACTGACCGCCTGCACGGCATTCCCATCCTGGTCGATTTCGCGGAAGCCGATCCGCTCGTGAACGTGGTCTTTCAAGGGGCCCCCAACCGTTGACGGGATAGTCCTTGCACTCTACTCCCACGCTTGCGCGGTCATGGCAGGAAGCCAGCGCCGGACAGTCCGTGGCCAAAATGGGGCGGAATTGTGCACCCAAACCCGCCAGAGAGGAAGTCAATGACGCACGAACCGGCGCCAGAGAGCCAAGAATCCGCCTTCCACGCGAAATAGGTCACAAAAGTTTGACGGAAAGGGTTACCTAAGTAAGGCTTGCCTTGCTAACAAGCGCCCCAACGCAAACGGAAGGAAGCTGTCGTGACGTCACCCAGTGTCGAAGAACGGATTGCTCAGGAGCCGGATTTCGGTTCCAAAGTTGAGCTGGCCCTCGCTGCCACCAACCAGCTGTTCAACGCCCGCAATTCGCCCAGCTACGTGGCTCAAGTGCTTCAAGGAGTCAATGCCGTCTCCACCAAGGTCCAGCGGACCGCCCAGCCCTTTACCGGCGTCGGTCATGCAGAGCTCAAGGCGAAAGTGGGTGCAGTGGACCTCGACCGCCCGCTTCCGGACACCGCCGCTGCCTTGGAAGAGCTTGATGAGCTGTACCTCAAGGACGCCGTCTACTTCCACGATTCCCGTTACGCCGCGCACCTGAACTGCCCGGTGGTCATCCCCGCGCTGGTGGGCGAAGCCGTGCTCTCCGCCGTGAACTCCTCCATGGACACCTGGGACCAAAGCGCCGGTGCCACCATGATCGAACGCCGGCTCATCGACTGGACCGCCGAGCGCATCGGCTTCACAGCAGAAGCCGACGGCGTCTTCACCTCGGGCGGCAGCCAGTCCAACTTCCAGGCGCTGCTGATCGCCCGCAACCACGCAGTCGCCAAGCTGCGTAAGGGGAGCGGCGACGCCCGGCTGCCGCAGCTGCTGGACCGGCTCCGTATTTTCACCTCCGTGGACAGCCACTTCAGCATCCAAAAATCCGCCTCCATGCTGGGCCTTGGCTTCGACGCCGTGATCGCCGTCCCCACCGCCGAAGACCACCGCATGGACCCCACCGCGCTCGCGGCTGCTTTGGCTGAAGCGCACGACGCCGGGCTGGTCCCCATGGCGGTTGTGGCAACTGCCGGGACCACCGACTTCGGCTCGGTGGATCCGCTGTCCGAGCTTGCAGCGCTGGTCCGCGCCTACGATTCCTGGCTTCACGTGGACGCAGCCTACGGCGGAGGCCTGTTGGTATCCGGCCGGTACAGCCACCTCCTGGACGGCATCCAGCTGGCGGATTCCGTGACCGTGGACTTCCACAAGACGTTCTTCCAGCCCGTCAGCTCGAGCGCAGTGTTGGTCAGCAACGGGTCCATGCTCGACCATGTCACTTATTACGCCGACTATCTGAACCCGGAAAGCGCAGCCAAAGCGGAGATCCCCAACCAAGTGGACAAGAGCATCCAGACCACCCGCCGTTTCGACGCGCTGAAGCTCTGGCTTACCCTTCGCATCATGGGTGCCGATGCCATTGGTGCGCTCTTCGACGAGGCCATTGACCTGACGGTCCGTGTGGGCTCGCTGCTTGCCGACGATGCAGAGTTCGAGCTCGCGGCTGCGCCGCAATTGAGCACCCTGGTGTTCCGCTACCGGCCTTTGGTGGACGGTACAAAGCTCGACGAAGACACAGCCGATGCCCTCAACCCTGCCATCCGCTCCGCCATCTTCGCCTCCGGCGAAGCCGTAGTGGCCGGTACCAAGGTGGCCGGACGGCACTACCTCAAGTTCACCCTCCTCAACGCCGAGGCCTCCCTAAGGGACATTCAGGAAATCATCGAACTCATCCGCAGGACCGGCGAAAGCCTCCTCGCAAACACCACGGAGGCGGCAGCATGAGCACCCCCAACAACACCCGGATCTACGACGTCGCGGGTATCGGCGTCGGGCCTTTCAACCTCGGGCTGGCAGCCTTGAGCGAGCCGGTGGAAAACCTGGACTGCGTGTTCCTTGACCGCCGCGAATCCTTCGATTGGCACCCCGGCATGATGCTTGAGCCGGCGCACTTGCAGGTTCCTTTCATGGCGGACCTCGTGACGCTGGCAGATCCGACGTCGCCCTTCTCGTTCCTGAACTTCCTGAAGCAGACCGGCCGCTTGTACCGCTTCTATATCCGCGAGAACTTCTACCCGCTGCGCGCCGAGTACAACCAGTACTGCCAGTGGGTGGCGGGGCAACTGGAATCGGTTCGTTTTAGCACGGATGTGCTGGATGTGAGCTACGACGACGGTGTGTACAGCCTTTCGGTGCAAGGTCCGGAGGGCGCCGAGGTGCTTCGTGCCCGCCGCCTGGTCCTGGGCACCGGCACCTCTCCCTATGTTCCGGACTCCTGTGCAGGGATAGTCGAAGCCGGGGGACTGGTCCTCCACAACGCCGACTACCTGTCCAGGAAGAGCGAGCTGCAGTCCAAGCGCAGCATCACCATCGTGGGCAGCGGACAGAGTGCCGCGGAGCTCTACTACGAGCTTCTCCAGGAGATCGACGTCTACGGGTACCAGCTCAACTGGGTTACGCGTTCCGGGCGCTTCTTCCCCCTGGAGTACACCAAGCTCACGCTGGAGATGACGTCGCCGGAGTACGTCGACTACTTCCACTCGCTCCCGGGCGAGCAGCGCGATTCCTTGATCAAGAGCCAGAAGAACCTGTACAAGGGCATCAACTCGGACCTGATCGACGACATCTACGATCTCCTCTACACTAAGAGCCTCCCCGGCATGGTGGACACGCAGCTGCACACCCACTCATCGCTGACGGCTGCCGAGTGGGACCCTGCCACGGGCACCCACACCCTGCAACTGCACCATGAAGAGCACGGCCGCGATTACAGCCTGCAGTCCGAAGCCGTGGTGCTGGCGACCGGTTACAGCTACAAAGAGCCAGCCTTCCTGGGAGGCATCCAGGATCGCATCCGCCGCGACGCCAAGGGCCGCTTCGACGTCGAACGCAACTATGGAACCGGCGTCGAACGCGGGGAAATCTTCGTCCAGAACGCCGAACTGCACACCCACGGTTTCGTCACCCCGGACCTCGGCATGGCCGCCTACCGGAACTCCGTGATCCTGCGCGAAATCACCGGCCGCGAGGTCTACCCGATCGAGCGCAGCATCGCCTTCCAGCAGTTCGGGGCGCCCGCCGCCGTGGCAGTCGAAACCGCAGGAGCAGCAGTATGAGCTTCACCTTCCGACCCGTAGATCCAGTGGCCGACACACCAGTCCTCCACAGCTGGGTAAGCCAGGAGTACGCGCGCTTTTGGGGCATGGTTTCCTCCACGGAGCAGGACGTTGTTGAGGAATACTCAAACATCGCGGCCTCTGGTCACCACCAGGCTTTCCTGGGTCTCGACGACGGCGTCCCCACCTTCCTGATGGAGCGGTACCTTCCGGAATCGTCGCCGTTGGCGGACGTTTACGAGGTCCGGCCGGGCGACGTCGGCATGCACCTCCTGGTGTCCCCACCCGGCGGCGACCCGCAACCGGGCTACACCACCGCCGTCATGCAGGAAGTCATGACCGAACTGTTCGCCGACCCCGCAACCCGGCGGGTCGTCGTCGAGCCTGACGCCCGGAACCACAAGATCCATGTGCTCAACGAAAAGGTGGGTTTCCGGCCGCATGGCGTGGTGACACTTCCCGCCGTCGATCCTGCCGAAGACCACAAGAAGGCCCTCCTGAGCTTCTGCACCAGAGCAGATTTCCTGGCCACCCTGACCCCAATTCTCGCCGCGCCCGCCGCGGCGACCAGAGGAGAACTCCTGTGACCACAAGCATTGAAACACCCGTCCATGAAGCGGCGGCACCCGTAGCCCACCTGACCCCGGAACGTTGGGCTAATGCCAACCGGCACCTGGTGCGAAAGGCGATCGCCGAGTTCTCGCACGAGCGCATTCTGGTCCCCGAATTGGTTCGGGACGAGGATGGCGTGGGCCTGTACAAGATCGTCAGCGACGACGACACCGTGGAGTACCGTTTCCGTGCCCGCGTGCTGCAACTTGAGCATTGGTCGGTCTCGGCAGAGTCCATTGCGCGCCTGCGGGACGGCGAGGAAATGCCGGTTGATGCCTTGGATTTCATGGCGGAATTCCAGGAGGCCCTCGGCATCAAACAGGAGATGCTGCCCGTTTATCTCGAGGAAATCAGCAGCACCCTGGCCAGCCACGCCTACAAGCAGGCCAAGCCCTTCAGCTCTGCCGAATTGGTGGCAGGGGTGACCAAAGGGGAGGACCGCGCGGCGGACTTCCAAGCGATCGAGCACAGCATGACCGAAGGCCACCCGTGCTTTGTAGCCAACAATGGCCGGCTTGGCTTTGGCATCGCGGATTACCACGCGTTCGCGCCGGAAACGGGGGCAACGGTGAAGTTGCAGTGGGTCGCGGTGCACCGCTCGAAAGCCGTCTTTACCTCCAGCGCAGGGCTGGATTACCGCACCCACTTTGAGGCCGAACTGGGCCCGGCAACTTTGGCGTGGTTCCACGCGGAGCTCTCCGCGTCAGGGCTGGACCCGGAGGACTACCTCCTGATGCCAGTCCATCCCTGGCAGTGGGACAACAAGCTCACAGTGACGTTCGCCGCAGAGATCGCCCAACGCCACATCGTCCATTTGGGTACAGGAGAGGACGATTACCAGGCGCAGCAGTCCATCCGTACGTTCTTCAATACCATCTCGCCCGAGAAGGCCTACGTGAAGACGGCGATGTCGGTGCTGAACATGGGTTTCATGCGGGGACTCTCGCCCCAGTACATGAAAGCAACGCCGGCCATCAACGATTGGCTGCAGGAACTGATCGGAAATGACCAGGAGCTCCAGAACCGGGGCCTGGTCATGATCCGTGAAACTGCGGCCATCGGCTACCACAACCACTACTACGAGGCAGCGTCCGCGAAGGGCTCTCCGTACCGGAAGATGCTCTCTGCCTTGTGGAGGGAAAGTCCGCTGCCCTTGCTCAAGGACGGGCAACAGTTGGCCACCATGGCGTCGCTGCTGCACGTCGACCAGTCCGGGGCCTCCGTTGTCTCCGCATTGATCGCCCGCTCCGGACTCAAGCCCACCGAGTGGCTGCGCCGCTACTTCGAGGCTTACCTCGTTCCCCTGGTCCATTG
Proteins encoded:
- a CDS encoding aspartate aminotransferase family protein — its product is MTSPSVEERIAQEPDFGSKVELALAATNQLFNARNSPSYVAQVLQGVNAVSTKVQRTAQPFTGVGHAELKAKVGAVDLDRPLPDTAAALEELDELYLKDAVYFHDSRYAAHLNCPVVIPALVGEAVLSAVNSSMDTWDQSAGATMIERRLIDWTAERIGFTAEADGVFTSGGSQSNFQALLIARNHAVAKLRKGSGDARLPQLLDRLRIFTSVDSHFSIQKSASMLGLGFDAVIAVPTAEDHRMDPTALAAALAEAHDAGLVPMAVVATAGTTDFGSVDPLSELAALVRAYDSWLHVDAAYGGGLLVSGRYSHLLDGIQLADSVTVDFHKTFFQPVSSSAVLVSNGSMLDHVTYYADYLNPESAAKAEIPNQVDKSIQTTRRFDALKLWLTLRIMGADAIGALFDEAIDLTVRVGSLLADDAEFELAAAPQLSTLVFRYRPLVDGTKLDEDTADALNPAIRSAIFASGEAVVAGTKVAGRHYLKFTLLNAEASLRDIQEIIELIRRTGESLLANTTEAAA
- a CDS encoding lysine N(6)-hydroxylase/L-ornithine N(5)-oxygenase family protein; its protein translation is MSTPNNTRIYDVAGIGVGPFNLGLAALSEPVENLDCVFLDRRESFDWHPGMMLEPAHLQVPFMADLVTLADPTSPFSFLNFLKQTGRLYRFYIRENFYPLRAEYNQYCQWVAGQLESVRFSTDVLDVSYDDGVYSLSVQGPEGAEVLRARRLVLGTGTSPYVPDSCAGIVEAGGLVLHNADYLSRKSELQSKRSITIVGSGQSAAELYYELLQEIDVYGYQLNWVTRSGRFFPLEYTKLTLEMTSPEYVDYFHSLPGEQRDSLIKSQKNLYKGINSDLIDDIYDLLYTKSLPGMVDTQLHTHSSLTAAEWDPATGTHTLQLHHEEHGRDYSLQSEAVVLATGYSYKEPAFLGGIQDRIRRDAKGRFDVERNYGTGVERGEIFVQNAELHTHGFVTPDLGMAAYRNSVILREITGREVYPIERSIAFQQFGAPAAVAVETAGAAV
- a CDS encoding GNAT family N-acetyltransferase, giving the protein MSFTFRPVDPVADTPVLHSWVSQEYARFWGMVSSTEQDVVEEYSNIAASGHHQAFLGLDDGVPTFLMERYLPESSPLADVYEVRPGDVGMHLLVSPPGGDPQPGYTTAVMQEVMTELFADPATRRVVVEPDARNHKIHVLNEKVGFRPHGVVTLPAVDPAEDHKKALLSFCTRADFLATLTPILAAPAAATRGELL
- a CDS encoding IucA/IucC family protein — translated: MTTSIETPVHEAAAPVAHLTPERWANANRHLVRKAIAEFSHERILVPELVRDEDGVGLYKIVSDDDTVEYRFRARVLQLEHWSVSAESIARLRDGEEMPVDALDFMAEFQEALGIKQEMLPVYLEEISSTLASHAYKQAKPFSSAELVAGVTKGEDRAADFQAIEHSMTEGHPCFVANNGRLGFGIADYHAFAPETGATVKLQWVAVHRSKAVFTSSAGLDYRTHFEAELGPATLAWFHAELSASGLDPEDYLLMPVHPWQWDNKLTVTFAAEIAQRHIVHLGTGEDDYQAQQSIRTFFNTISPEKAYVKTAMSVLNMGFMRGLSPQYMKATPAINDWLQELIGNDQELQNRGLVMIRETAAIGYHNHYYEAASAKGSPYRKMLSALWRESPLPLLKDGQQLATMASLLHVDQSGASVVSALIARSGLKPTEWLRRYFEAYLVPLVHCLYEYELAFMPHGENVILILEDGVPVRAIMKDIAEEIVVMGDRLELPEDVSRIKAEIPAEEMVLAIFTDVFDCIFRFLSAILVEDGTLHEDEFWGTAASVLREYQKRHPELADQFAMHDLFAADFELSCLNRLQLRNNQQMLDISDPSGGLQMAGRLANPLAKFA